The proteins below come from a single Hydrogenispora ethanolica genomic window:
- the nagE gene encoding N-acetylglucosamine-specific PTS transporter subunit IIBC, with protein MSQQNWMASIQKLGKALMTPVAVLPAAALLLRLGAGDVLNLKWMFAAGDAIFGNLALLFAIGIAIGFAEENNGVAGLAAAVGYFVLTKVAGTFNEHINMGVLAGIVSGIMAGVLYNKYKAIKVPDFLGFFGGKRFVPIITSFYALILGVLAGYIWPLIQDGINAFGTAIANSGSIGGFFFGTLNRLLIPFGLHHVINTFTWFQFGQFTDAAGKVITGDLSRFFAGDPTAGTFMTGFFPIMMFALPAACLAMISAAKPENRKAVTGMLLGVAFTSLLTGITEPIEFLFMFLAPVLYVMHALLTGISLAVSAAMGIKIGFGFSAGLIDYVLSFNISQKPLEALILGVIFAVVYYFVFLYCIKKFNIPTPGRIEDEESAELLGLGQSDLKDRAVEILKAIGGKENITVVDACITRVRVTVKDGSKVDEARLKALGATAVLKMPGNNFQIVVGTVADPLVTHMKAVMSNKGLSV; from the coding sequence ATGTCACAGCAAAATTGGATGGCTAGTATTCAAAAGCTGGGGAAAGCATTGATGACTCCGGTGGCCGTGCTCCCTGCGGCTGCGCTCCTGCTGCGCTTGGGAGCGGGCGACGTCCTCAATCTGAAATGGATGTTCGCCGCCGGCGACGCGATCTTCGGCAACCTGGCGTTGTTATTCGCCATCGGCATTGCGATCGGATTCGCCGAAGAGAACAACGGCGTGGCCGGTCTGGCCGCGGCGGTGGGCTACTTTGTCCTGACCAAAGTGGCGGGTACCTTCAACGAACACATCAACATGGGAGTCCTGGCCGGTATCGTTTCCGGTATCATGGCCGGCGTTCTTTACAACAAGTATAAAGCGATTAAAGTCCCCGATTTTCTGGGATTTTTCGGCGGCAAACGCTTTGTGCCGATCATTACTTCATTTTATGCGTTGATCCTGGGCGTCTTGGCCGGCTATATCTGGCCCTTGATCCAGGACGGCATCAATGCCTTCGGCACCGCGATCGCCAATTCCGGCTCAATCGGCGGTTTCTTCTTCGGCACCTTGAACCGGTTGCTCATCCCCTTCGGCCTGCACCATGTGATTAATACCTTCACCTGGTTCCAGTTCGGCCAGTTCACCGACGCCGCCGGCAAAGTGATCACCGGCGACCTCTCCCGTTTCTTCGCCGGCGATCCCACGGCCGGAACCTTTATGACCGGGTTCTTCCCGATTATGATGTTCGCCCTGCCCGCGGCCTGTCTGGCGATGATCTCCGCCGCCAAGCCCGAGAACCGCAAAGCCGTCACCGGCATGCTGCTGGGCGTGGCGTTTACTTCGCTGCTGACCGGCATCACCGAGCCGATCGAGTTCCTCTTCATGTTCCTGGCGCCGGTGCTTTACGTCATGCACGCCCTGTTGACCGGCATCTCCCTGGCGGTATCCGCCGCCATGGGCATCAAAATCGGTTTCGGTTTCTCGGCCGGACTGATCGACTATGTGCTGAGCTTCAATATTTCGCAGAAGCCGCTGGAAGCGCTGATTCTCGGCGTCATCTTTGCGGTGGTCTATTACTTTGTCTTCCTGTACTGCATCAAAAAATTCAATATCCCCACCCCGGGCCGGATCGAGGATGAGGAATCCGCCGAACTGCTCGGCTTGGGCCAGAGCGATCTGAAAGACCGCGCCGTGGAGATCCTCAAGGCCATCGGCGGCAAAGAGAATATCACCGTGGTCGATGCCTGCATCACCCGGGTCCGGGTCACCGTCAAGGACGGCTCCAAGGTCGACGAGGCCAGACTGAAGGCGCTCGGCGCCACCGCCGTGCTGAAGATGCCGGGCAACAACTTCCAGATCGTCGTCGGAACCGTGGCCGATCCGCTGGTCACCCACATGAAGGCGGTCATGAGCAATAAAGGTCTGAGCGTATAA
- a CDS encoding BglG family transcription antiterminator codes for MGVLFHPLGGDVLPEAGHGYEVVKVFNNNVLLAKHHGAEKILIKKGLGFGRRTGDRIDEATVFDKIFGMESHETSAKFDQLMEAVDPDLIGLCEEVLCMISTEIDDPVNAETHIRLIDHIAFTIYRLRRNDQIENPFIVEIETLYSREYAIARKAVAMLSEALKLEIPESEIGFIALHIHSLRNNGKLSNTIKCASICNSALELIESELRLSIDRKSIDYVRFISHIRFAVERITKNIPIRNDLLSSIKRTYKASYKLAQGISGLMAEELRLKVPDAETGYIALHIERLKNVATGLTNI; via the coding sequence ATGGGAGTATTATTCCATCCACTGGGGGGTGATGTTTTGCCGGAGGCCGGTCACGGATATGAAGTCGTCAAGGTCTTTAATAACAATGTCTTGCTGGCGAAACATCATGGCGCCGAGAAGATCCTGATCAAGAAGGGGCTGGGTTTCGGCCGCCGCACCGGCGACCGGATCGACGAGGCCACGGTCTTCGACAAGATCTTCGGGATGGAGAGCCACGAAACCAGCGCCAAATTCGATCAACTGATGGAGGCGGTCGACCCCGACCTGATCGGCCTCTGCGAAGAGGTTCTCTGCATGATCAGCACGGAGATCGACGATCCGGTCAATGCCGAGACCCACATCCGCCTGATCGACCATATCGCTTTCACCATCTACCGGCTGCGCCGCAACGATCAGATCGAGAATCCCTTTATCGTGGAGATCGAAACCCTCTACAGCCGGGAATACGCCATCGCCCGGAAGGCCGTGGCCATGCTTTCCGAAGCCTTGAAGCTGGAGATTCCGGAGAGCGAGATCGGCTTTATCGCCCTGCATATCCACTCGCTCCGCAATAACGGCAAGCTGTCCAACACCATCAAATGCGCTTCCATCTGCAACAGCGCGTTGGAGCTGATCGAGTCCGAGCTGCGGCTGTCGATCGACCGGAAGTCCATCGATTACGTCCGTTTCATCTCCCATATCCGCTTCGCGGTGGAACGGATCACCAAAAACATTCCGATCCGCAACGATCTGCTCTCCTCCATCAAGCGGACCTACAAGGCCTCATACAAGCTGGCCCAGGGAATCTCCGGCCTGATGGCCGAGGAGTTGCGCCTGAAAGTGCCCGACGCCGAGACCGGTTATATCGCGTTGCATATCGAGCGCTTAAAAAACGTCGCCACCGGCTTGACAAATATTTAA
- the ptsP gene encoding phosphoenolpyruvate--protein phosphotransferase: MIQGIPASAGIAIGNAYRLEQHSLAVVRREIADPGAEQARFQAAVDRAASQIAALVERAKETAGPEQAAIFEAHGMMLADPELQSAVAALIASEKVNAEYALKTVMDQYIDLIGQAESDYLKERAADLRDVAGRVTAALQGVPYQTLSGINDPVILVADDLLPSETAQLDRSKVLGIVTALGGPTSHTAIMARTFGLPAVVGAAEAPALIRSGDPLIVDGAAGRVIVQPAPEEREAYAAARARFLEERAQLAALKNAPAVTRDGHPVELAANIGGPKEVPLALEHGATAIGLFRTEFLYMDQASAPSEEQQFKAYQSVLAQMGERPVIVRTLDIGGDKQLPYLPIGAELNPFLGYRALRLCLDRRDLFKTQLRAIYRASVHGNLRIMFPMVSGVEELRAAKAVAAEVREELAAAGIPFRPDVPLGIMIEIPAAALISDLLAQEADFFSIGTNDLIQYSLAVDRTNQKVAALYNPFHPGVLRLLKLTVDNAHRAGKWVGLCGETGGDPRLIPVLVGLGLDELSMNAGALPAAKKRLRELDFKACAEHARHALGLATAAEIEAYLAESIR; this comes from the coding sequence ATGATACAAGGAATTCCCGCCTCAGCCGGAATCGCCATCGGAAACGCCTATCGCCTGGAGCAGCATAGCCTGGCGGTGGTCCGGCGGGAGATCGCCGACCCTGGGGCCGAACAGGCGCGGTTTCAGGCCGCGGTCGATCGCGCCGCCTCCCAGATCGCAGCCCTGGTGGAGCGGGCGAAAGAAACGGCCGGCCCGGAACAGGCGGCGATCTTCGAGGCGCACGGGATGATGCTGGCCGATCCCGAGCTGCAATCGGCCGTGGCCGCCCTGATCGCCTCGGAAAAAGTCAATGCCGAATACGCCCTCAAGACCGTGATGGATCAATATATCGACCTGATCGGGCAGGCGGAGAGCGACTATCTCAAGGAGCGCGCCGCCGATCTGCGCGATGTGGCCGGCCGGGTCACCGCCGCCTTGCAAGGCGTTCCCTACCAGACGCTCTCCGGGATCAACGACCCGGTCATTCTGGTCGCCGACGACCTGCTGCCGTCGGAAACCGCCCAGCTGGACCGGAGCAAGGTCCTGGGCATCGTCACCGCCCTCGGCGGCCCCACCTCGCATACCGCGATCATGGCCCGCACCTTCGGCCTCCCGGCGGTGGTCGGCGCGGCCGAGGCCCCGGCCCTGATCCGCAGCGGCGATCCCCTGATCGTGGACGGCGCGGCCGGACGGGTCATCGTCCAGCCCGCTCCCGAGGAGCGCGAAGCCTACGCCGCGGCCAGAGCCCGTTTTCTGGAGGAACGGGCCCAGCTGGCCGCCTTGAAAAACGCCCCGGCGGTGACCCGGGACGGACACCCGGTCGAGCTGGCCGCCAACATCGGCGGCCCCAAGGAAGTGCCCCTGGCGCTGGAGCATGGAGCCACGGCCATCGGATTGTTCCGCACCGAATTTCTGTATATGGATCAGGCCAGCGCTCCCTCAGAGGAGCAGCAATTCAAAGCTTACCAGAGCGTGCTCGCCCAAATGGGGGAACGGCCGGTGATCGTCCGCACCCTGGACATCGGCGGCGACAAACAACTACCCTATCTGCCCATCGGCGCGGAGCTCAATCCCTTCCTGGGCTACCGGGCGCTCCGGCTCTGCCTGGACCGGCGCGACCTTTTCAAGACCCAACTGCGCGCCATTTACCGGGCTTCGGTCCACGGCAACCTGCGGATCATGTTTCCGATGGTCTCCGGGGTCGAGGAGTTGCGGGCCGCCAAAGCGGTGGCGGCCGAGGTCCGGGAAGAGCTGGCCGCGGCGGGAATCCCCTTCCGGCCCGACGTCCCCTTGGGGATCATGATTGAGATCCCGGCGGCGGCGCTCATCTCCGACCTGCTGGCGCAGGAGGCCGATTTCTTCAGCATCGGCACCAACGACCTGATCCAGTACTCCCTGGCGGTCGACCGCACCAATCAAAAAGTGGCCGCGCTTTACAACCCGTTCCATCCCGGCGTATTGCGGCTCTTGAAGCTGACCGTCGACAACGCCCACCGCGCCGGCAAATGGGTGGGGCTCTGCGGCGAGACGGGCGGCGATCCCCGGCTGATCCCGGTCCTGGTCGGCCTGGGCCTGGACGAACTGAGCATGAATGCCGGCGCGCTGCCGGCTGCCAAAAAACGCCTGCGCGAACTGGATTTCAAAGCCTGCGCCGAGCATGCCCGGCACGCGCTGGGACTGGCCACCGCGGCGGAGATCGAAGCGTATCTGGCGGAATCGATCCGCTAA
- a CDS encoding HPr family phosphocarrier protein, with the protein MKEVTLTVKSENGMHARPASLLVSQVGKVKSDVVIRKGEQEANLKSLLGLLSLGVCQNDTIVIRVSGGDEAQVMDQIIRSGQEYGLW; encoded by the coding sequence ATGAAAGAGGTCACCTTAACCGTGAAAAGCGAGAACGGCATGCACGCCCGTCCGGCTTCCCTGCTGGTCAGCCAGGTCGGCAAGGTCAAATCGGATGTCGTCATCCGCAAGGGCGAACAAGAAGCCAACCTCAAAAGCCTGCTGGGCCTGTTAAGCCTGGGCGTCTGCCAGAACGACACCATCGTCATCCGGGTCAGCGGCGGAGACGAAGCCCAGGTTATGGACCAGATCATCCGGAGCGGCCAGGAATACGGCCTGTGGTAA
- a CDS encoding L,D-transpeptidase, protein MKGKLKQSGLSALAVLGLAGMLLAGGIPARAAVPQPVVTHTVGTGDSLYGIAGKFGVSVNALKQVNPLGADWLAPGQVLIIPGPGARPANHTVQKGESLYAIARKFGLATLELMAANGLTATLINPGQVLTLPDSAAPAATGRTLAQILAAKGLPAPAPLQIVVDKSAHRLSVFAGDGWLKSYPVQLGGGGSGPKQTQGDHRTPQGFFYIVQKAVLQPADEFLGSRWLRLGYPNIGDAIRGVSGRLIGAAEYQTIVTAFRDKTVPPQYTALGGGIGIHGGDRPSLGPDWTWGCIGLSDPDVEDLYPHATPGTPVIILP, encoded by the coding sequence ATGAAAGGAAAACTGAAACAAAGCGGTTTATCGGCTCTGGCTGTCCTGGGCCTGGCCGGAATGCTGCTGGCCGGCGGGATTCCCGCCCGGGCGGCAGTTCCGCAACCGGTCGTGACCCATACGGTGGGAACGGGCGATTCCCTCTACGGCATCGCCGGCAAGTTCGGCGTCAGCGTCAATGCGTTAAAGCAGGTCAACCCGCTGGGAGCGGATTGGCTGGCCCCGGGCCAGGTCCTGATCATTCCCGGCCCCGGTGCCCGGCCCGCGAACCACACGGTCCAGAAGGGCGAGAGCCTTTACGCCATCGCCCGGAAGTTCGGCCTCGCCACCCTGGAACTGATGGCGGCCAATGGGCTGACCGCCACCCTGATCAACCCCGGCCAGGTCCTAACCCTGCCCGATAGCGCAGCGCCCGCCGCCACCGGCCGGACGCTGGCGCAGATCCTGGCCGCCAAAGGGCTGCCGGCCCCGGCGCCCCTGCAGATCGTGGTCGACAAATCCGCCCACCGCTTGTCGGTCTTCGCCGGAGACGGCTGGCTCAAGTCCTACCCGGTCCAATTGGGCGGCGGCGGGTCCGGCCCCAAGCAGACCCAGGGCGACCACCGGACGCCCCAGGGCTTTTTCTATATCGTCCAGAAAGCGGTGCTCCAGCCGGCGGACGAGTTCCTCGGCTCCCGCTGGCTGCGGCTGGGCTATCCGAATATCGGCGATGCCATCCGCGGCGTCAGCGGCCGGCTGATCGGCGCCGCCGAGTATCAAACGATCGTCACCGCTTTTCGAGATAAGACCGTTCCGCCCCAGTACACCGCGCTGGGCGGCGGCATCGGCATCCACGGCGGCGACCGGCCCAGCCTCGGCCCGGACTGGACCTGGGGCTGCATCGGCCTGAGCGATCCGGACGTGGAAGACCTCTATCCCCACGCCACTCCGGGCACCCCGGTGATCATCCTGCCCTGA